In a single window of the Vibrio celticus genome:
- a CDS encoding COX15/CtaA family protein, which yields MQNKAPDLLMLVMRLTILLTLTVIVLGAYTRLSDAGLGCPDWPGCYGKITVPSDAQAVNQANLQFPERALEADKAWIEMIHRYFAGTLGLLIFVVVAWCIKKNITPVGLPLLISATVIFQALLGMWTVTLKLMPVVVMAHLMGGFTLLSLLCLLYCRLSQFQSRFGEASYSPTLKFWAFFGLLIVVGQILLGGWTSSNYAALVCTQLPICEGNWMSYLDFKNAFDFAQHGHDNYEFGVLEYPARLTIHVMHRFGAIVATLTVLMVVYQLWKFGQAPYQKLSVIVAIVLFTQISLGISNVWFHLPISVAVLHNLVAAMLLISMVVTNFVVWQRKPSESLVKNSVLQGGNHGQ from the coding sequence ATGCAGAATAAAGCCCCTGATTTACTGATGCTCGTGATGAGATTAACTATCTTGTTAACCCTTACCGTGATTGTTCTCGGCGCTTATACACGTTTGTCTGATGCTGGTCTTGGCTGTCCTGACTGGCCAGGGTGTTATGGGAAGATCACCGTTCCTTCTGATGCTCAAGCAGTGAATCAAGCCAATCTGCAATTCCCTGAGCGAGCTCTTGAAGCAGATAAAGCCTGGATAGAGATGATACATCGCTACTTTGCAGGAACATTAGGACTGCTCATCTTTGTTGTTGTAGCTTGGTGTATTAAAAAGAACATCACACCAGTTGGTCTTCCATTACTTATCTCTGCCACTGTGATCTTTCAGGCCTTGCTTGGAATGTGGACGGTGACTCTCAAGTTGATGCCCGTTGTGGTTATGGCGCATTTGATGGGCGGCTTCACGTTGCTGTCACTGTTGTGTCTGCTTTATTGTCGTTTGTCTCAATTCCAAAGCCGTTTTGGCGAGGCTTCTTATTCTCCAACACTTAAATTTTGGGCGTTCTTTGGGTTACTCATTGTGGTTGGACAGATACTTCTCGGTGGTTGGACATCGTCAAACTACGCCGCTTTGGTGTGTACCCAATTACCTATTTGTGAAGGTAACTGGATGAGCTACCTCGATTTCAAAAATGCGTTCGATTTTGCTCAACACGGACACGATAACTATGAGTTTGGCGTGTTGGAGTATCCCGCGAGGCTCACCATCCATGTCATGCACAGGTTCGGGGCTATTGTGGCGACATTAACGGTGCTGATGGTCGTGTACCAGTTATGGAAGTTTGGCCAAGCACCTTACCAAAAGCTGAGCGTCATTGTCGCAATAGTGTTGTTTACTCAAATCAGCCTTGGGATCAGTAATGTATGGTTTCACCTGCCAATCTCAGTCGCGGTTTTGCATAACCTAGTCGCAGCGATGTTGCTCATCAGCATGGTTGTAACCAATTTTGTGGTGTGGCAACGCAAACCGAGTGAGAGCTTGGTGAAGAACAGTGTATTACAAGGAGGTAATCATGGTCAGTAG
- a CDS encoding SURF1 family protein: MPEAIWIRPFIKLKAIKNSKATKTTLNNRTKVDDAIVITPNRLIDDEHKFRGKGFWIAVVLTVVSVGALIKLGLWQLDRGNEKLRYEQQLAERAQLSSQPLGVVISELRELDLSGQESLNPQTLNGLKADVELVNTSGLILLLDNQINQGTVGYVIYMLGEVRFEDENQSLVAEKQLLIDLGFVPASNDRRELPQLGSITVPTKMSGRLYTRSINPLSHELGLENTTPNRVQNLNIAALSQYTGQEVLPFVFQPQSLDSWPYELLWRPTAMKSEKHFGYSFQWFVMAAVLLSLMLLIGFRHFEKNSHMNKK, translated from the coding sequence TTGCCCGAGGCGATTTGGATTAGACCTTTCATCAAATTGAAAGCGATAAAAAACAGCAAAGCGACCAAGACGACTTTAAATAACAGAACAAAGGTAGATGACGCCATAGTGATAACTCCAAACCGATTGATTGATGATGAACACAAGTTCCGCGGTAAAGGTTTTTGGATTGCGGTTGTTTTAACTGTGGTTTCAGTCGGCGCTTTAATCAAGTTAGGTTTGTGGCAACTCGATCGTGGTAACGAGAAATTACGTTATGAACAACAATTAGCTGAGAGAGCACAGCTCTCGTCACAACCTTTAGGTGTTGTTATTTCTGAGTTGCGAGAGCTGGATTTATCTGGTCAAGAGTCATTAAATCCTCAAACCCTAAACGGGTTAAAGGCTGATGTTGAATTAGTCAATACGAGTGGCTTGATACTCTTGTTAGACAACCAGATAAACCAAGGAACGGTAGGGTATGTGATTTACATGTTGGGTGAGGTTCGCTTTGAAGATGAAAACCAGTCCTTAGTAGCTGAAAAACAGTTGTTGATCGATCTTGGGTTTGTTCCGGCAAGTAATGACAGAAGAGAATTGCCGCAATTAGGAAGCATCACTGTACCAACCAAAATGTCAGGGCGCTTGTATACACGCTCAATTAATCCTTTAAGTCATGAGTTGGGTTTAGAAAATACGACACCGAATAGAGTCCAAAACCTAAACATAGCAGCGTTATCACAGTATACAGGGCAAGAAGTGCTGCCCTTTGTCTTCCAACCTCAGAGCTTAGATTCCTGGCCTTATGAGTTGTTATGGCGACCGACGGCGATGAAATCTGAGAAGCACTTTGGTTACTCGTTTCAATGGTTTGTAATGGCTGCTGTACTTCTGTCTTTGATGTTGTTGATTGGGTTCCGTCATTTTGAGAAAAATAGCCACATGAATAAGAAGTAG
- a CDS encoding DUF2909 family protein yields MASSTFVLLFKVVLVALLFFIAFNLMKGLIQIASGKQNGKRLSHFLGRRVVLSAIVVLLLLLALASGTITPNPRPY; encoded by the coding sequence ATGGCGTCATCTACCTTTGTTCTGTTATTTAAAGTCGTCTTGGTCGCTTTGCTGTTTTTTATCGCTTTCAATTTGATGAAAGGTCTAATCCAAATCGCCTCGGGCAAACAAAATGGCAAAAGACTGAGTCACTTCTTAGGTCGTCGTGTGGTGCTGTCTGCCATCGTTGTGCTATTGCTGTTACTTGCCCTAGCCTCAGGCACCATTACTCCAAATCCAAGGCCTTATTAA
- a CDS encoding cytochrome c oxidase subunit 3, protein MSSKKEVYFVPHQSHWPLVGAVALFLVAVGAGLTVQNMGTDAAGGVFGKAVLLVGFAVLLYMLAGWFSNVITESLSGVYSEQISRSFRQGMSWFIFSEIMFFGAFFGALFYARMISVPWIGGAGNNEMTHEVLWPMFQSIWPLTTTPDGVTTQAMPWQGIPLKNTIILLLSSVTLHIAHISLEQNKRMALIVWLEITIVLAGFFLFFQVEEYLHAYQEMGLTLQSGIYGNTFFLLTGFHGLHVCLGTIFLIVLLARVAKDHFTPKDHFAFQAGSWYWHFVDVVWLGLFVFVYVL, encoded by the coding sequence ATGAGTTCTAAAAAGGAAGTTTATTTCGTTCCACATCAAAGTCACTGGCCATTAGTGGGTGCTGTAGCACTGTTTTTGGTCGCGGTTGGCGCTGGCTTGACGGTGCAAAACATGGGGACCGACGCCGCAGGTGGTGTGTTTGGCAAAGCGGTGTTGTTAGTCGGGTTTGCAGTGCTGCTTTACATGCTCGCAGGCTGGTTTAGTAATGTGATCACGGAATCATTAAGTGGAGTTTATTCTGAGCAGATTTCTCGTTCTTTTAGACAAGGAATGAGTTGGTTTATTTTCTCTGAAATCATGTTCTTCGGCGCTTTCTTCGGCGCGCTTTTCTATGCTCGTATGATTTCTGTGCCTTGGATTGGTGGTGCGGGCAATAATGAAATGACCCATGAAGTATTGTGGCCGATGTTCCAATCAATATGGCCACTAACGACTACCCCTGATGGCGTAACGACACAAGCCATGCCTTGGCAAGGTATCCCGCTTAAGAACACTATTATTCTGCTGCTTTCCTCTGTGACGCTGCACATTGCACATATCAGTCTTGAGCAAAATAAGCGTATGGCTTTGATCGTCTGGTTGGAGATAACCATTGTTCTGGCTGGCTTCTTCCTGTTCTTCCAAGTTGAAGAGTACCTTCATGCTTATCAAGAGATGGGGCTGACACTTCAGTCAGGCATCTACGGTAATACCTTCTTTTTGCTGACTGGGTTTCATGGCTTACATGTCTGTTTAGGGACGATCTTTTTGATTGTGTTGCTGGCAAGGGTTGCAAAAGACCACTTCACTCCGAAAGACCACTTTGCGTTCCAAGCGGGCAGTTGGTATTGGCACTTTGTTGATGTGGTTTGGTTAGGGTTGTTTGTGTTCGTCTATGTCCTTTAA
- a CDS encoding cytochrome c oxidase assembly protein codes for MSDKQSDPNQDKKQPKRLSNKRSTKKLTGYLVLSVVAMFGFGFALVPLYDVMCEALGINGKTNTVSAVQPQGMQPDYSRTVRVEFMSHIKPDMPWQFSPEVRVLEVHPGEVVQTNYIAKNLSGASLVGQAVPSVSPGMGATYFNKMECFCFNQQPLDGHKSVEMGLIFYIEPDIPESIHTLTLSYTLFNITNEVGAAANKSEPNVLASN; via the coding sequence ATGAGTGATAAGCAAAGCGATCCCAATCAAGATAAAAAACAACCTAAGCGCCTGTCTAATAAGCGATCGACCAAAAAGCTGACGGGCTACTTGGTGTTGAGCGTGGTTGCGATGTTTGGCTTCGGTTTCGCTTTGGTGCCGCTCTACGATGTGATGTGTGAGGCCTTAGGCATCAATGGTAAAACTAATACTGTTTCAGCGGTGCAACCTCAGGGAATGCAGCCAGACTACTCTCGTACGGTTCGAGTCGAATTCATGTCCCACATCAAGCCAGATATGCCATGGCAGTTTTCGCCTGAGGTTCGAGTGTTAGAGGTTCATCCTGGCGAGGTGGTTCAAACTAACTACATTGCCAAAAACCTTTCTGGAGCTTCACTGGTTGGCCAAGCCGTACCATCGGTTTCTCCGGGAATGGGAGCGACCTATTTTAACAAGATGGAATGCTTTTGCTTTAATCAGCAACCATTGGACGGGCACAAGAGCGTCGAAATGGGTTTGATATTTTACATTGAGCCAGATATTCCAGAATCGATACATACGCTTACGCTCTCTTACACGTTATTCAATATCACGAATGAGGTGGGTGCAGCGGCCAATAAATCTGAGCCTAACGTACTCGCAAGTAATTAG
- the ctaD gene encoding cytochrome c oxidase subunit I, giving the protein MSSPINKPVKSAPAEDQVLSHSAEDTLGNNDLPVDDHDSHAAPKGWARWLYSTNHKDIGTLYLWFSFAMFLTGGAMAMVIRAELFQPGLQLVEPDFFNQMTTVHGLIMVFGAVMPAFTGLANWMIPMMIGAPDMALPRMNNLSFWILPFAFLILIGSLFTAGGGPSFGWTFYAPLSTTYGPDSTALFVFSVHIMGISSIMGAINVIVTIVNMRAPGMTWFKLPMFVWTWLITAFLLIAVMPVLAGAVTMVLTDKYFGTSFFDAAGGGDPVMFQHIFWFFGHPEVYIMILPSFGIVSAIIPAFSGKRLFGYHSMVYATCSIALLSFLVWAHHMFTTGMPVFAELFFMYCTMLIAVPTGVKVFNWVATMWRGALTFETPMLFAIAFIVLFTIGGLSGLMLAIVPADFQYHDTYFVVAHFHYVLVTGAVFSIMAAAYYWLPKWTGHMYDHKLSLWHFWTSVISVNVLFFPMHFLGLAGMPRRIPDYAIQFADVNQVVSIGGFAFGLSQLIFLWLAIKCVRGGEPAPSKPWDRAEGLEWTVPSPAPHHTFTHPPKVD; this is encoded by the coding sequence ATGAGTTCACCAATCAATAAGCCGGTGAAATCGGCTCCAGCAGAAGACCAAGTACTGAGCCATTCTGCGGAAGACACCCTGGGCAATAATGATTTGCCTGTTGATGATCACGACTCACATGCGGCACCTAAAGGTTGGGCTCGTTGGTTGTATTCAACCAATCATAAAGATATTGGTACACTTTATTTGTGGTTCAGCTTTGCAATGTTCTTAACGGGCGGCGCCATGGCGATGGTGATCCGTGCGGAGCTGTTCCAACCGGGTTTACAACTTGTTGAGCCAGATTTCTTCAATCAGATGACGACAGTCCATGGTTTAATCATGGTATTCGGTGCCGTGATGCCTGCATTTACGGGTTTGGCTAACTGGATGATTCCGATGATGATCGGTGCACCAGATATGGCGCTGCCTAGAATGAACAACCTCAGTTTCTGGATCTTGCCTTTTGCGTTTCTAATCTTAATCGGATCTTTGTTTACAGCAGGGGGCGGCCCGAGCTTTGGTTGGACCTTCTACGCGCCACTCTCGACAACTTATGGCCCAGACAGTACCGCGCTATTCGTATTCTCAGTTCATATTATGGGGATCAGTTCGATCATGGGGGCGATTAACGTGATCGTAACCATAGTGAACATGAGAGCGCCGGGTATGACTTGGTTCAAGCTACCGATGTTCGTATGGACATGGTTAATTACCGCTTTCTTGCTGATAGCCGTGATGCCCGTTCTCGCGGGGGCTGTGACTATGGTACTGACTGACAAGTATTTTGGGACTAGCTTCTTTGATGCCGCTGGTGGTGGGGACCCAGTGATGTTCCAGCACATATTCTGGTTCTTTGGGCACCCCGAAGTGTACATCATGATCTTGCCATCTTTTGGTATTGTCTCAGCCATCATCCCTGCATTCAGTGGTAAGCGCCTGTTTGGTTATCACTCGATGGTTTATGCGACCTGTAGTATCGCACTGTTGTCATTCTTGGTTTGGGCACACCACATGTTCACCACGGGTATGCCAGTATTTGCCGAACTGTTCTTCATGTATTGCACCATGTTGATAGCGGTGCCGACCGGTGTGAAAGTCTTCAACTGGGTGGCGACCATGTGGCGGGGTGCTTTGACCTTTGAAACACCAATGCTGTTTGCGATTGCCTTCATTGTTTTGTTTACGATTGGCGGGTTATCTGGATTGATGCTCGCTATCGTGCCAGCTGATTTCCAATACCACGATACTTATTTTGTTGTGGCTCACTTCCATTATGTTCTGGTAACCGGTGCCGTGTTCTCGATTATGGCTGCTGCCTATTATTGGCTGCCTAAGTGGACCGGACATATGTACGACCACAAGCTCAGCCTGTGGCATTTCTGGACGTCGGTGATTTCAGTCAATGTACTGTTCTTCCCGATGCACTTTTTAGGGTTAGCGGGTATGCCGCGTCGTATTCCTGATTATGCGATTCAGTTTGCTGACGTTAACCAAGTCGTGTCGATTGGTGGTTTTGCGTTTGGGTTGTCTCAGCTAATTTTCTTATGGCTAGCGATTAAGTGCGTAAGAGGGGGAGAGCCTGCGCCAAGTAAGCCTTGGGATAGAGCAGAAGGTCTTGAATGGACAGTACCAAGCCCTGCGCCTCACCACACCTTTACTCATCCGCCGAAAGTGGATTAG
- the coxB gene encoding cytochrome c oxidase subunit II yields MKRLLVRLAWLLKSFVVLLVSPLVHASSHYNMTQGVTEISGKVYELHMLIFYICCAIAFVVFGVMFYSILRHRKSKGAVAAHFHESTKVEILWTIIPIIILIAMAIPATKTLIAMEDTSQSDLTVKITGSQWKWHYSYFGEDVEFFSLLATSDKEIEGLEVKDAHYLLEVDKPLVLPINRKVRFLMTSDDVIHSWWVPAFAVKKDTIPGFINEAWTKIDEPGVYRGQCAELCGRAHGFMPIVVQAMEENEFDAWLADQKELAITAQQAAKDALDASLSLEELNTIGEEVYKTRCAVCHQVNGEGIPGAFPAIKGSPIALGDVDVHIDTIVYGRGGTAMQAFDNQLTEKEIAAVVTYQRNAWGNDTGDIVQASDVNAYKAKQEGSSESSTDDAQNDAKDQL; encoded by the coding sequence TTGAAAAGATTACTGGTTAGGCTAGCGTGGCTTTTGAAGAGTTTTGTTGTGCTTTTAGTATCGCCTTTAGTGCACGCAAGCAGTCATTACAACATGACTCAAGGCGTCACTGAGATCAGTGGTAAGGTGTATGAACTTCATATGCTGATCTTCTACATCTGCTGTGCGATTGCCTTTGTGGTTTTTGGTGTGATGTTTTATTCGATTTTGAGGCACAGGAAATCGAAGGGCGCAGTTGCTGCACATTTTCACGAAAGCACGAAAGTCGAAATTCTTTGGACCATCATCCCTATTATCATCCTCATCGCTATGGCCATACCCGCCACCAAGACTTTGATAGCGATGGAAGATACCTCCCAATCAGATCTGACCGTTAAAATCACTGGATCACAATGGAAATGGCATTACAGCTATTTTGGTGAAGACGTCGAATTTTTCAGCCTTTTAGCGACCAGTGACAAAGAGATTGAAGGCCTCGAAGTGAAAGACGCGCATTACCTGCTAGAAGTTGATAAGCCACTGGTACTGCCTATCAATCGTAAAGTCCGTTTCTTGATGACTTCTGACGATGTGATTCACTCATGGTGGGTCCCAGCATTTGCCGTTAAGAAAGATACCATTCCGGGCTTTATCAATGAAGCTTGGACAAAGATAGATGAGCCCGGTGTTTATCGAGGCCAGTGTGCTGAGTTATGTGGTCGTGCTCATGGCTTCATGCCGATAGTGGTACAGGCTATGGAGGAAAACGAGTTTGATGCATGGTTAGCGGACCAGAAAGAATTGGCGATAACCGCACAACAAGCCGCGAAAGATGCATTAGATGCGTCACTTTCTTTGGAAGAGCTCAATACCATTGGCGAAGAGGTATATAAAACTCGTTGTGCAGTTTGTCACCAAGTGAATGGCGAAGGTATCCCTGGAGCATTCCCTGCCATCAAAGGAAGTCCTATTGCCCTTGGTGATGTGGATGTTCATATCGACACCATTGTTTATGGTCGTGGCGGTACGGCGATGCAAGCGTTCGATAATCAGTTAACTGAGAAAGAGATCGCAGCGGTAGTGACTTATCAACGAAACGCTTGGGGTAATGACACCGGCGATATTGTTCAGGCTTCAGATGTGAACGCTTATAAAGCCAAGCAAGAAGGCAGTTCTGAAAGCTCAACGGATGATGCACAAAATGATGCTAAGGATCAGTTATGA
- a CDS encoding phospho-sugar mutase has translation MQDAMNWLARDPDPRTREELQHLIDEGMHDELEDRFTQRLEFGTAGLRGKVGCGPNRMNRLVIQETATGLGHYLIEHVANATIRGVVVGYDGRLDSKQFAIDTASVLTALGIKVYLTSNVAATPIVAFGIEHFNAAAAVVVTASHNPPEYNGFKVYWENGAQIIPPHDAGIAAEIDIASTKPLPLMSLSDAETQGKLVWLTEGYYQTYRAAINQSPYVSKEIESANTTITYTAMHGVGAQMAEDLLHDSGFHKVFSVAEQREPDGHFPTVNFPNPEEKGAMDLVVNLAKSVDADIACANDPDADRFAVAVRTDDGSYKMLTGDQVGVLFAHYLLSKPHTKNQLVGNSIVSSTLLEKVAQSHGATYFQTLTGFKWLANIGMQLEDEQNEFLFAYEEALGYTIGTQVRDKDGLSAIVVFAQLVEELKSQGRTVWDLLAQISFEHGVHTNAQRSIALDPDSPSIGSKLRSAQPKAINGVVISVIEDLQSSLRFVIGGNTEAINLPASDVLIYHLEDGSRIIVRPSGTEPKVKVYYETVTKFEGTETYDDTRLRGEQYIEKLIEQHQQELNS, from the coding sequence ATGCAAGATGCAATGAATTGGTTAGCGAGAGACCCAGACCCAAGAACTCGTGAAGAACTTCAACACCTCATCGATGAGGGAATGCACGACGAACTTGAAGACCGCTTTACCCAACGATTAGAGTTCGGAACAGCAGGGCTTAGAGGAAAAGTTGGATGCGGCCCAAATCGAATGAACCGTTTAGTCATACAGGAAACAGCAACCGGGCTCGGCCACTACTTAATCGAACATGTCGCCAATGCGACCATCCGCGGTGTGGTCGTCGGTTATGACGGCCGTTTAGATTCCAAGCAGTTCGCGATTGATACCGCTTCCGTGCTCACGGCTTTAGGCATTAAGGTTTACCTAACCTCGAATGTCGCAGCGACCCCTATCGTTGCCTTTGGTATTGAACACTTCAACGCCGCCGCTGCCGTTGTGGTGACGGCCAGCCACAACCCACCGGAATACAATGGTTTCAAAGTGTACTGGGAGAATGGCGCTCAAATCATTCCTCCTCACGATGCAGGCATTGCCGCTGAAATCGATATCGCATCAACCAAGCCGCTCCCTTTAATGAGCCTAAGTGACGCTGAAACGCAAGGAAAGTTGGTGTGGTTAACTGAAGGCTATTATCAAACCTACCGCGCTGCGATCAATCAGAGCCCATACGTGAGTAAAGAGATCGAATCGGCGAACACCACTATTACCTATACCGCAATGCATGGTGTCGGCGCACAAATGGCTGAGGATCTACTTCATGATTCTGGTTTCCATAAGGTATTCAGCGTCGCCGAGCAAAGAGAGCCCGATGGTCATTTCCCGACGGTCAACTTCCCGAACCCGGAAGAAAAAGGCGCGATGGATTTGGTGGTTAACTTAGCAAAAAGTGTCGATGCCGACATTGCTTGTGCCAACGATCCAGATGCAGACCGATTTGCGGTTGCAGTGAGAACAGATGATGGCTCATACAAAATGCTAACAGGTGACCAAGTTGGTGTGCTATTCGCGCATTACTTGTTATCAAAACCTCATACCAAAAACCAGTTAGTTGGTAACAGCATCGTCTCATCCACCCTACTAGAAAAAGTGGCTCAATCTCATGGAGCGACTTATTTCCAAACGCTGACAGGTTTTAAATGGTTAGCGAATATTGGCATGCAATTAGAAGATGAGCAGAACGAGTTCTTGTTCGCCTATGAAGAAGCGTTAGGCTACACAATTGGTACTCAGGTACGAGACAAAGATGGGCTATCGGCTATTGTCGTGTTTGCTCAATTGGTTGAGGAGTTAAAATCTCAAGGCCGAACGGTTTGGGATCTCCTCGCTCAGATTTCATTTGAACATGGGGTTCACACCAACGCTCAACGAAGTATTGCACTAGACCCAGATTCACCATCGATTGGTTCTAAGCTCCGCTCGGCACAGCCTAAAGCAATCAACGGTGTCGTTATCTCTGTGATTGAAGATCTGCAGTCTTCTTTACGCTTCGTCATTGGAGGCAATACGGAAGCCATTAACCTGCCTGCAAGTGACGTACTCATCTATCACCTCGAGGATGGATCTCGCATTATCGTAAGACCTTCAGGCACAGAGCCAAAAGTGAAAGTCTATTATGAGACGGTGACAAAGTTTGAAGGGACAGAAACCTATGACGACACTCGCCTACGCGGTGAGCAGTACATAGAGAAGCTGATTGAACAGCATCAACAAGAGTTAAATTCATAG
- a CDS encoding LysE family translocator — protein MIDLAILPVYLTAVVALLLLPGPDMLLIASSSMSYGRKVGVFASLGNATSGIILTVLAAMGVSALIAMSPVALKALHLLGGTYLLKMGWDCLRTEQGNAPELSDNFAAKAYYQRALISNLLNPKALVFFVMFLPQFVSTNIEATSGQQMLVLGLLLNVLGLTFNFLLVALVGTIGKSLVENAKFRTYQQKVMGGVFIVLAIWMLSSFFTS, from the coding sequence ATGATCGACTTAGCCATCTTACCTGTTTACCTGACAGCCGTTGTTGCACTTCTTCTTTTACCTGGCCCTGATATGTTACTCATCGCGAGCTCAAGTATGAGCTATGGCCGCAAGGTTGGTGTGTTCGCAAGTTTAGGTAATGCAACTTCCGGAATCATCCTGACAGTATTGGCAGCGATGGGTGTTTCAGCATTGATCGCAATGAGCCCCGTCGCTCTAAAAGCCCTTCACCTCTTAGGCGGAACCTACTTATTGAAAATGGGGTGGGATTGCCTTCGAACAGAACAGGGTAACGCGCCTGAGTTAAGCGATAACTTTGCAGCAAAAGCCTACTATCAAAGAGCGCTAATCAGTAACCTGCTTAATCCAAAAGCCTTGGTTTTCTTTGTGATGTTCTTACCACAGTTTGTGTCGACGAATATTGAAGCGACTTCCGGTCAGCAGATGCTCGTTCTGGGTTTATTACTGAATGTTCTCGGCTTAACGTTTAACTTTTTGCTGGTGGCGTTAGTGGGTACGATTGGTAAATCTCTCGTAGAAAACGCGAAGTTTCGTACCTATCAACAGAAAGTGATGGGCGGAGTTTTCATCGTGTTAGCCATCTGGATGTTGTCGTCTTTCTTTACTTCGTAG
- a CDS encoding fumarylacetoacetate hydrolase family protein yields MSSVVDQEQLMNSKRAATPTKVLCVGRNYVDHIEELNNAIPDSMVVFNKPSTSVTSSLSSFHQEALHYEAEICLIVENGQYSAVGLGLDLTKRELQSSLKAKGLPWERAKAFDGSAVLSRFVPIDNLDLSDLNLELFINCVRVQKGHVEQMLYSPQTILEELSSYTTLLDGDVVMTGTPKGVGEVHRGDIFLGRLKCGETTLIEIEWVAS; encoded by the coding sequence ATGAGCAGTGTTGTCGATCAGGAACAGCTGATGAATTCGAAACGAGCAGCAACTCCAACCAAGGTGCTGTGTGTTGGGCGTAACTATGTCGATCACATCGAAGAACTCAATAACGCAATTCCAGACTCTATGGTGGTTTTCAATAAACCGAGCACCAGTGTTACGTCATCTCTGTCTTCTTTTCATCAAGAAGCGCTGCACTACGAAGCAGAAATCTGTTTGATTGTTGAAAATGGTCAGTACTCCGCTGTGGGTTTAGGACTAGATCTCACCAAACGTGAATTACAAAGTAGCTTAAAAGCGAAAGGCCTACCTTGGGAGCGCGCCAAGGCGTTTGATGGTTCCGCTGTCTTGAGCCGTTTTGTACCCATTGATAACTTAGATCTCTCTGACTTAAATCTAGAGCTATTTATTAACTGTGTTCGCGTTCAAAAAGGGCACGTAGAGCAGATGCTTTACTCTCCACAAACTATCCTCGAAGAGTTATCTTCTTACACGACTTTGCTTGATGGTGATGTTGTAATGACAGGCACACCTAAAGGTGTTGGTGAGGTGCATCGAGGTGATATCTTCCTTGGCCGTCTAAAGTGTGGTGAAACGACATTGATTGAGATTGAGTGGGTAGCGAGTTAA
- a CDS encoding porin, whose product MNKKLLALAISGAVFGTQAVAVELYNEDGTTFSVGGHVSVAVGDVNSADRLSEDDIGVETVSPRINFGATHDLGNGFTADAKGEWALNMLDGGDESFTTRLGYVGVSHDDYGRAAVGTQWAPYYNVAGVADMPIAFANDFIYDDHGNLGTGRGEEMVSYANALDFGNAGTLGLGVAWQGRKADTVKYSDAVSLDNEYGNRAQIALNYNIADFSVNYAYNTGDVSFDGISGSKTADSNVVSATYGSYGSGLYLAGVYAMNNYMNKTSAGPLEETTAVELLASYALSNSLNLSVNYEAVEDDKMSETVFATTALQAEYNFTSQFVGFAGYQFDLQGSGVYKEKADDQWLLGARYYL is encoded by the coding sequence TGCAGTATTTGGTACACAGGCAGTTGCAGTAGAACTTTACAACGAAGACGGCACAACATTCTCAGTTGGCGGCCACGTTTCAGTTGCAGTTGGTGACGTAAACAGCGCTGACCGTCTTAGTGAAGATGATATCGGTGTAGAGACTGTTTCTCCACGTATCAACTTCGGTGCAACTCACGACCTTGGTAACGGCTTCACTGCTGATGCTAAAGGTGAGTGGGCGCTAAACATGCTAGACGGCGGTGATGAGTCATTCACAACTCGTCTTGGTTACGTTGGTGTTTCTCACGATGATTACGGTCGTGCAGCAGTAGGTACTCAATGGGCACCTTACTACAACGTTGCTGGTGTTGCTGATATGCCAATCGCGTTCGCGAATGACTTCATCTACGATGACCACGGTAACCTAGGTACTGGTCGTGGTGAAGAGATGGTTAGCTACGCTAACGCATTAGATTTCGGTAATGCCGGTACGCTAGGTCTTGGTGTTGCATGGCAAGGTCGTAAAGCTGATACAGTTAAATACAGCGATGCTGTATCTCTAGATAACGAATACGGTAACCGTGCTCAGATTGCTCTGAACTACAACATCGCAGACTTCTCTGTGAACTACGCATACAACACTGGTGATGTAAGCTTTGATGGTATCTCTGGTTCAAAAACTGCGGATTCTAACGTTGTAAGTGCAACTTACGGTTCATACGGTTCAGGTCTATACCTTGCAGGTGTTTACGCTATGAACAACTACATGAACAAGACTTCTGCTGGTCCTCTAGAAGAGACAACGGCAGTTGAATTACTAGCGTCTTACGCTCTTTCTAACAGCCTTAATCTAAGCGTTAACTACGAAGCTGTAGAAGACGACAAGATGAGCGAAACAGTATTTGCTACAACTGCTCTACAAGCTGAATACAACTTCACATCTCAGTTCGTAGGCTTTGCTGGTTACCAGTTCGACCTACAAGGTTCTGGCGTGTACAAAGAAAAAGCTGACGACCAATGGCTACTTGGTGCTCGTTACTACCTATAA